One genomic segment of Pedobacter endophyticus includes these proteins:
- the ribH gene encoding 6,7-dimethyl-8-ribityllumazine synthase: MSSQLKNLSDFSHTTVPSGANYKFGIIVAEWNAEITGALYHGALKTLLDNGVKDENIISLPVPGSFELTGGAEILLSKRNDIDAVICLGCVIQGDTKHFDFICDAVAQGITNVGIKYSKPVIFGVLTTNNLAQAQDRAGGKHGNKGDEAAITAIKMADFSANI, from the coding sequence ATGTCAAGTCAATTAAAAAATCTATCAGATTTCTCGCACACTACCGTTCCAAGTGGCGCAAACTACAAGTTCGGGATTATTGTGGCCGAGTGGAATGCTGAAATTACCGGTGCGCTGTATCATGGTGCGTTAAAAACTTTGCTCGATAATGGCGTAAAAGACGAAAATATTATCTCGCTTCCCGTTCCCGGTAGCTTCGAATTAACAGGTGGTGCCGAAATTTTGCTGAGCAAGAGAAACGATATTGATGCAGTGATTTGTTTGGGTTGCGTTATTCAAGGCGATACCAAACATTTTGATTTTATTTGCGATGCCGTTGCGCAAGGCATTACCAACGTAGGCATTAAATATAGCAAACCTGTAATTTTTGGCGTTTTAACCACCAATAATTTAGCGCAGGCACAGGATAGAGCGGGTGGTAAACATGGCAATAAAGGCGACGAAGCGGCCATTACGGCGATTAAAATGGCCGACTTTTCTGCCAACATTTAA
- a CDS encoding M28 family peptidase: MKYLFALSLTFSVLLANAQNNFDDVFQKINNEVQQNSKAYQTLKYETETIGHRLTGSANGAKAEQYAYDLLKSYGCEVKFQPFEVESWARKTISVEIGADKNSLVKMKAVTLAHSPVKADVTGDIVDAGNGLEADYQANRDKFKGKVALIYLGVLPGSPVGTKSLHRSEKTAIATKYGAIGVIIINTVKDGVLLTGTASVTGKLISIPAVCIGLEDGMALKEKLKSQPQVAHIAMTNFSGLIKARNVIATFKGTELPKDKIVVGGHLDSWDLATGAIDNGIGSFAIMDMARTFARLNLKTQRTVEFVLFMGEEQGLLGSKAFIDQAKKDKTLSQVKFMLNYDMTNDPKGFTTSRAEMKDLFTTWGADIVKIDTGFKNLFNAGAGLHSDHQPFMLEGIPTGGGFGGKLPNNSGPYYHSDGDSFKLVDEQELKNTVRFSAMLTYALANTPKIPVEVQSEQALKAFLESQNLKEPLTIAGEWRWKE; the protein is encoded by the coding sequence ATGAAATACCTTTTCGCGCTTTCGCTTACTTTTTCCGTTCTACTTGCCAACGCCCAAAACAACTTTGACGATGTTTTCCAAAAGATCAATAACGAAGTACAACAAAATTCAAAAGCTTACCAAACACTCAAGTACGAAACAGAAACCATTGGCCATCGGTTAACTGGTTCTGCAAATGGCGCAAAAGCAGAACAATATGCTTACGATTTATTGAAGTCGTACGGTTGTGAGGTTAAATTTCAGCCTTTTGAGGTAGAAAGTTGGGCAAGAAAAACAATCAGCGTAGAAATTGGTGCTGATAAAAATAGTCTGGTTAAAATGAAGGCTGTCACCCTGGCTCACTCTCCGGTAAAGGCCGATGTTACGGGCGACATTGTTGATGCCGGCAATGGCTTGGAGGCAGATTATCAAGCAAATCGCGATAAATTTAAGGGCAAGGTGGCCTTAATCTATCTCGGCGTTTTGCCCGGTTCGCCCGTTGGTACCAAATCGCTTCACCGATCAGAGAAAACTGCAATTGCAACTAAGTATGGTGCTATTGGTGTCATTATTATCAATACCGTAAAAGATGGCGTGCTATTAACCGGAACAGCATCGGTAACAGGGAAGTTAATTTCGATCCCCGCGGTTTGCATTGGTTTGGAAGACGGAATGGCCTTGAAGGAAAAATTGAAATCTCAGCCACAGGTTGCGCACATCGCGATGACTAATTTCTCTGGTCTGATTAAAGCACGAAACGTAATTGCTACGTTTAAAGGTACAGAACTGCCGAAAGATAAGATCGTAGTTGGGGGACATTTAGATAGCTGGGACTTAGCTACCGGGGCCATCGATAATGGAATTGGCTCGTTCGCTATTATGGATATGGCTCGTACATTTGCCAGGCTGAACCTGAAAACGCAACGTACCGTTGAATTTGTATTGTTTATGGGCGAGGAGCAAGGTTTGTTAGGCTCCAAAGCATTCATCGATCAGGCAAAAAAAGACAAAACGTTAAGCCAGGTAAAGTTTATGCTCAATTATGATATGACCAACGATCCGAAGGGGTTTACCACTTCGCGTGCCGAAATGAAAGATTTATTTACCACATGGGGTGCCGACATCGTTAAGATAGATACCGGCTTTAAAAATCTGTTCAATGCCGGGGCTGGCCTGCATAGCGATCACCAACCTTTTATGCTCGAAGGCATCCCTACCGGCGGCGGTTTTGGCGGTAAATTACCAAATAATTCTGGCCCTTATTACCACTCAGATGGCGATTCGTTTAAACTGGTAGATGAACAGGAATTGAAAAATACGGTCCGCTTTAGTGCAATGCTGACTTACGCTTTGGCCAATACACCAAAAATTCCGGTTGAGGTACAAAGCGAACAAGCGCTAAAGGCTTTTCTGGAATCACAAAACTTAAAAGAACCTTTAACCATTGCCGGAGAGTGGCGGTGGAAAGAGTAA
- a CDS encoding TerC/Alx family metal homeostasis membrane protein, with product MGNELLFSLGFLLFITLVLALDLGLFSRKEHIVSLKQAAVMSFIMVALAIGFYFILLTEGHQLHGIKDFAHLKEIVAKHQHHILLDPNNFDASLALYKQNLGLEFLTGYVIEYALSVDNIFVIVLIFSAFAVEEKYYHRVLFWGILGAIIMRFVFIFVGAALIAKFAWILYVFGVFLVITGIRMFFSKEEDDKIDPEHHPVVRWASKVFAIHPKYEGKNFFVKIDHKRYVTPLFIVLLIVEFTDLLFAVDSIPAIFAVTKDPYIVFFSNIFAIMGLRSMFFLLVNIIHKFHYLKTGLAVLLAFIGVKMLGHVYLEEWGFTTEHSLIVILAILVISIVASLVFPKKALKK from the coding sequence ATGGGTAACGAATTACTTTTTAGCTTAGGGTTTTTGCTTTTTATAACCCTTGTTTTGGCTTTAGACCTCGGCTTATTCAGTCGTAAGGAGCACATTGTGAGCTTAAAACAAGCTGCTGTAATGAGTTTCATTATGGTTGCGCTTGCCATTGGATTTTACTTTATCTTATTAACCGAAGGACATCAATTGCACGGCATTAAAGATTTTGCCCATTTGAAAGAGATTGTTGCTAAGCACCAGCACCACATATTACTCGATCCCAATAATTTTGATGCCAGCTTAGCGCTTTATAAACAAAACCTTGGACTGGAATTTTTAACGGGCTATGTAATTGAATATGCGCTTTCTGTTGACAATATTTTTGTAATCGTACTTATTTTCTCGGCCTTTGCCGTAGAAGAAAAATACTATCACCGGGTACTTTTCTGGGGTATTTTAGGCGCTATTATTATGCGCTTTGTCTTCATCTTTGTTGGCGCTGCGTTAATAGCCAAATTTGCCTGGATATTGTATGTGTTCGGTGTTTTCCTTGTAATAACGGGCATAAGAATGTTTTTCAGTAAGGAAGAAGATGACAAGATCGATCCCGAACACCACCCCGTAGTAAGGTGGGCATCGAAGGTTTTTGCAATTCACCCGAAATATGAGGGCAAAAACTTCTTCGTAAAAATCGATCATAAGCGATATGTAACCCCGCTTTTCATTGTGCTGCTGATTGTAGAATTTACCGATCTGCTTTTTGCTGTCGATTCCATTCCGGCAATTTTCGCCGTAACCAAAGATCCTTATATTGTATTCTTTTCGAACATTTTTGCCATCATGGGGTTACGATCGATGTTCTTTTTACTCGTAAATATTATCCATAAATTTCATTATCTCAAAACAGGATTGGCTGTTCTTTTGGCCTTTATCGGGGTCAAAATGTTAGGACATGTTTATTTAGAAGAATGGGGCTTTACCACCGAACATTCGCTGATTGTGATTTTGGCCATATTGGTTATTAGTATTGTGGCATCGCTGGTATTTCCGAAAAAGGCGTTGAAAAAATAG
- a CDS encoding alpha-2-macroglobulin family protein, translating to MSSSLRFFATLFFALLFSLPVFAQRKYSLNDFYRVDSIAVLAKPKEALALIEKINAQAQKEHDSPLLIKSTIYRMMFQSNLEEDAFDAILQNLRESIKRAEQPEKSILQSLLAETYFNYLQQNRWQMSKRTKVQGDIGDDIKVWDINKLNDEIIKYYLLSVKETEQLQRTKLDVYESVLTGDKSNRSFRPTLYDLLAHRAINVLTISQIGLTQNDDELIDMGSPGWFGNRQTFLAMPLGNDSTSYKTQTLLLFKKLITFHQRNNNLTALSDVDLQRLKFVHSNYVGDNGELYYAALTNLAEQSAGTEVYADILFEQATMHKNERVAIDSNKQNLVTAVALAEKAISAYPKSMGAENAQSLISQIRRSELSIKIKEFIQPGKPAQLLFTHKNVDTIELKLFKETEAKSEYDEFKGKAEFLNYLKKKKVFRSWISVVPKTNDYQKHTLIDKVDGLPFGNYKLIAQTINRAQQDTVYSTINFTVTAMAANYRRNMDKLEYFVTRLSDGAPLKDVKIQQRRFDYNTRKYVAGALMVTDEKGYASTVESNRNMNSAAIVNGNDELNVNINSYYGYRGDDDEERVILFTDRPIYRPGQTIYYKGLCLATGNGTTKIAVGKLVDVDFNDANGKKIATKEVISNEFGTFKGDFTIPMGKLNGQMQIDTDYGSIYVQVEEYKRPTFEVVFNKPDQKYKLNDSIKVEGKANAFSGYAVNEAKVTYKIFRRAAYDYRLDYAKQLAIYGSKAFDRVQIAIGKTSTQKGGRFDITFFASATNVRQNYSYDIEVEVTDLNGETRATTTTINAGQKDINVSVSAEQVLFLSKNVDSIPFSVTNLNNALIKADVKAEWVLLQAPSRLTNKSPFYAEKYAMSREAFMADFPNEDYNNELEVSKWPAKSVALQQNLEVKNGKGYLTFSKKILRPGYYNIKLLAINKANDTVKVDKYVVVYNDQPAVIQSNIEWIAPEKITIQPTESADFRLAGLANNCKAYYEVYYRDSIAEKVWVDVSPKQSIIKITPKAYFSEGFAVQFTMVYQGTTYSSLQRVSIIDSARQLDVKFLSFRDKLQPGEKETWKLQISNKNGEKQMAEMVASLYDASLDDLKQMAWNTNLQTSFNYMYYSWNFNANNIANERYLWFLNVGGYTSFLTRDYEGLNLFGYNYFGGYNTGYRNYMSNLQRPKKGLVPEAEQKLKELEKGSAVYGVVFDEKGYVLPGVSVRSDKSVTTTNVFGIFSLDAKPNETLTCSYIGYKTSKIQVRNKKRIDIVLKEDDSALNEVVVVGYAAEKKKETTASIQIRGSSTLQGKVAGVQISADERKDPSLRQEVESLRRKTPEIVTRTNFNELAFFYPQLLTDENGEIKIEFTIPQSLTRYKLMGFVHTKDLRTAYVTKELITQKQLAIAINAPRFFREGDTISLSAKLNNLSGKKLMGNASLTLTDALTAKPLEIFAANNRADRTFEVDDEGNTALKWTVIIPSGVSAINYKVTAQSGKFTDGEENTIPVLPNAMLVTESMPISVRANTTKLFNFERLAKSAGSNTLRNHSLTFEFTSNPVWYAVQALPYLMEYPYECAEQTFSRFYANSFATGIINSSPKIKTVFTQWQNTNNGQSLLSNLEKNPELKAILLEETPWVRNADNETERKKRLAALFDLNRMTYEWKDNFEQLEKMQFNNGAFPWFAGMREDRYITQHIVLGMGQLKKLKLVDLAAYLNFNTMLNKAITYLDAKLVSDYKQEIAGKHFGYLPLHYLYARSYTDTKNANADFTKAKNFYVKKLTANWKTFGTYQLAQTALVLSRNGNNAEARKIIALLAQTAQQSDEMGMYWAINKVGWWWYQSPIETQALLIEAFDEVAGDAKAVEEMKIWLIKNKQTNDWQTTKATAAACYALLMKGTAILSENNEPEITIGNQTLAQLLPPNATQEAGTGYQKLTIAGANVKPDMANVTVKNNNKTIAWGAMYWQYFERMDKITPANTGVKIKKQLFLQKSTAMGDVLTPLTASNTLAPGDLLKVRIEIYCDRNMEYIHLKDMRSSGFEPVNVISRFKYQDGLGYYESTKDAATNFFINYLPKGTYVFEYPLRVTHSGNFSNGITTLQSMYAPEFTTHSEGVRVSVK from the coding sequence ATGAGCTCATCTTTACGCTTCTTCGCTACCCTTTTCTTTGCGCTTCTGTTTTCGTTACCTGTTTTTGCTCAACGCAAATATTCGCTCAACGATTTTTACCGGGTCGATTCTATCGCAGTTCTTGCAAAACCAAAAGAAGCCCTGGCCCTGATAGAAAAAATAAACGCTCAGGCGCAAAAAGAACACGATTCACCTTTGCTGATTAAGTCGACCATTTACCGGATGATGTTTCAAAGCAACCTGGAAGAAGACGCTTTCGATGCCATTTTGCAAAATTTACGCGAGAGCATTAAACGAGCAGAGCAACCCGAAAAGAGCATTCTGCAATCGCTTTTAGCCGAAACCTATTTTAACTATTTGCAGCAAAACCGTTGGCAGATGAGCAAACGCACCAAGGTGCAGGGCGACATAGGCGATGACATAAAGGTTTGGGATATCAACAAACTGAACGATGAAATTATTAAATATTACTTGCTATCAGTAAAAGAAACCGAACAGTTGCAACGCACCAAGCTTGATGTTTATGAGAGCGTTTTAACGGGCGATAAAAGCAACCGCAGCTTTCGCCCTACGCTCTATGATTTGTTGGCACACCGGGCGATCAACGTTCTTACCATTTCACAAATCGGGCTCACCCAGAACGATGATGAACTGATTGATATGGGTAGCCCCGGCTGGTTTGGAAACAGACAAACGTTTTTAGCAATGCCGTTAGGTAACGACAGCACATCGTATAAAACGCAGACATTGCTCTTGTTTAAGAAACTGATTACCTTTCATCAACGCAACAACAATTTGACTGCCCTGTCCGATGTTGATTTGCAACGCCTAAAATTTGTACATAGCAATTACGTGGGCGATAATGGGGAACTTTATTATGCGGCGCTAACTAATTTGGCTGAGCAAAGTGCCGGAACTGAGGTTTATGCCGATATTCTGTTCGAACAGGCCACTATGCACAAAAATGAGCGGGTAGCAATCGACAGCAATAAACAAAATCTGGTAACTGCCGTGGCGCTGGCCGAAAAGGCCATTAGTGCCTACCCGAAAAGTATGGGTGCAGAAAACGCCCAAAGTTTAATTAGCCAGATAAGGCGGAGCGAACTTTCCATTAAAATAAAGGAGTTTATTCAGCCAGGCAAACCTGCCCAGCTGCTTTTTACGCATAAAAATGTAGATACCATTGAACTTAAACTGTTTAAAGAAACGGAGGCTAAAAGTGAGTATGACGAGTTCAAGGGCAAGGCAGAATTTTTAAATTATCTCAAAAAAAAGAAAGTTTTTAGGAGCTGGATTTCTGTTGTGCCCAAAACAAACGATTACCAAAAGCATACATTAATTGACAAAGTTGACGGGCTGCCTTTTGGAAACTATAAATTAATTGCGCAAACCATTAACCGTGCGCAGCAAGATACCGTATACAGCACCATTAATTTTACGGTTACTGCAATGGCGGCTAATTACAGGCGCAATATGGATAAGCTCGAATATTTTGTCACGCGATTAAGCGATGGCGCTCCGCTGAAAGATGTAAAAATCCAGCAGCGCCGGTTCGATTATAATACGAGGAAATATGTTGCGGGTGCTTTAATGGTTACCGACGAAAAGGGTTATGCCAGTACGGTTGAAAGCAATAGAAATATGAACTCCGCCGCGATAGTAAATGGAAACGACGAGCTAAACGTCAACATTAACAGCTATTATGGTTATCGCGGAGACGATGATGAAGAACGCGTGATTCTTTTTACCGATCGCCCAATTTATCGACCGGGGCAAACAATCTATTATAAAGGATTATGTTTAGCTACCGGCAATGGTACAACTAAAATTGCGGTAGGCAAACTGGTTGATGTGGATTTTAACGATGCAAACGGGAAGAAAATAGCAACCAAAGAAGTAATCAGCAACGAGTTTGGCACTTTTAAGGGCGATTTTACTATTCCGATGGGCAAACTAAATGGCCAAATGCAAATTGATACCGATTATGGAAGTATTTATGTGCAGGTTGAAGAATACAAGCGACCTACTTTTGAGGTTGTTTTTAACAAACCCGATCAAAAATATAAGCTAAACGATAGTATAAAGGTGGAGGGAAAGGCCAATGCATTTTCGGGCTACGCCGTAAACGAGGCAAAGGTAACCTACAAAATTTTCCGGAGGGCGGCTTACGATTATAGGTTAGATTATGCAAAGCAGCTCGCTATTTACGGTTCGAAAGCTTTCGATCGGGTACAAATTGCTATTGGTAAAACCAGCACCCAAAAAGGGGGCAGGTTCGATATTACTTTTTTTGCATCAGCCACTAACGTCAGACAAAATTACAGCTATGACATTGAGGTTGAAGTAACAGATTTAAATGGCGAAACACGGGCTACAACCACAACGATAAATGCAGGGCAGAAAGATATTAACGTTAGTGTTAGCGCAGAGCAGGTGCTTTTCTTGAGCAAAAATGTAGATAGCATTCCATTTTCGGTAACCAACCTTAATAACGCGTTAATAAAAGCCGATGTTAAGGCCGAATGGGTTTTGCTACAAGCACCATCGAGGCTGACGAACAAAAGTCCTTTTTATGCCGAAAAATACGCCATGAGCCGCGAAGCTTTTATGGCTGATTTCCCTAACGAGGATTACAACAATGAGCTCGAAGTGAGCAAGTGGCCCGCCAAATCGGTAGCGTTACAACAAAATCTTGAAGTTAAGAATGGGAAGGGATACCTTACCTTTAGTAAGAAAATCCTTCGGCCGGGCTATTATAACATCAAGCTGTTGGCTATAAACAAAGCGAACGATACTGTTAAGGTAGATAAGTATGTGGTGGTTTATAATGATCAGCCGGCGGTAATACAATCGAATATCGAGTGGATTGCTCCCGAAAAAATCACCATTCAACCCACCGAAAGCGCAGATTTTCGTTTGGCGGGCCTGGCAAACAACTGCAAAGCCTATTACGAGGTTTATTACAGAGACAGTATTGCCGAAAAGGTTTGGGTAGACGTATCGCCAAAGCAAAGCATAATTAAGATAACGCCAAAGGCTTATTTTAGCGAGGGTTTTGCTGTGCAGTTTACAATGGTTTACCAAGGTACCACTTACAGTTCGCTGCAACGCGTTTCCATTATCGATTCGGCCAGGCAGCTTGATGTAAAGTTTCTCAGCTTTAGAGATAAGCTTCAACCGGGCGAAAAAGAAACGTGGAAACTACAAATCAGTAATAAGAACGGCGAAAAGCAAATGGCCGAAATGGTGGCTTCGCTTTACGATGCGAGTTTAGACGATTTGAAACAGATGGCATGGAACACCAATCTGCAAACCAGCTTTAATTATATGTACTATAGCTGGAATTTCAACGCTAATAATATTGCCAACGAGCGTTATTTGTGGTTTTTAAACGTTGGAGGTTACACTTCATTTCTGACCCGCGATTACGAAGGTCTTAATTTATTTGGCTATAACTATTTCGGTGGTTATAATACTGGTTACCGCAATTACATGAGCAACTTACAGCGCCCAAAAAAGGGGCTGGTGCCCGAGGCCGAACAGAAACTGAAAGAGCTGGAAAAGGGAAGTGCTGTTTACGGGGTGGTGTTTGATGAGAAAGGCTATGTATTACCCGGCGTATCGGTTAGATCAGACAAATCGGTTACAACCACCAATGTTTTCGGCATTTTTAGCCTCGACGCCAAACCTAACGAAACGCTGACATGCTCCTATATCGGTTATAAAACATCAAAAATTCAGGTTCGCAATAAAAAGCGCATCGATATTGTTTTAAAGGAAGACGACAGTGCTTTAAATGAAGTGGTTGTTGTAGGATATGCTGCAGAGAAAAAAAAGGAGACAACCGCCAGCATTCAAATTAGAGGTTCATCTACATTGCAGGGGAAAGTAGCCGGGGTGCAAATCAGCGCTGATGAACGCAAAGACCCAAGCTTGCGCCAGGAGGTTGAGTCGCTGCGCAGAAAAACTCCCGAAATAGTTACCCGTACAAACTTCAACGAACTTGCATTTTTCTATCCTCAGTTGCTAACTGACGAAAATGGCGAGATAAAAATTGAATTTACCATACCACAAAGCTTAACACGGTACAAACTGATGGGTTTTGTGCATACCAAAGATTTGAGAACGGCCTATGTTACCAAAGAATTGATCACCCAGAAGCAACTGGCCATAGCCATTAACGCACCGCGTTTTTTTCGCGAGGGCGACACCATTTCGTTAAGTGCCAAGCTAAACAACCTTTCGGGAAAAAAGCTGATGGGCAACGCAAGCCTGACACTAACCGATGCCCTGACTGCAAAACCGCTGGAAATTTTTGCAGCGAATAACCGGGCCGATAGGACTTTCGAAGTTGATGATGAAGGCAATACTGCTCTAAAATGGACAGTAATTATCCCATCGGGCGTAAGCGCCATTAATTACAAAGTTACGGCGCAAAGTGGCAAATTTACCGATGGCGAGGAAAACACAATTCCCGTTTTGCCCAATGCAATGTTGGTGACTGAAAGCATGCCGATAAGTGTTCGTGCCAATACAACAAAGCTTTTTAACTTCGAAAGACTGGCGAAATCTGCAGGATCGAACACGCTTCGCAACCACAGTTTAACATTCGAGTTTACCTCAAACCCGGTTTGGTATGCTGTACAAGCGCTCCCTTACTTAATGGAATATCCGTACGAATGTGCGGAACAGACTTTTAGCAGGTTTTACGCTAACAGTTTTGCCACCGGAATTATCAATTCGTCGCCAAAAATTAAAACTGTTTTTACCCAATGGCAAAATACCAATAACGGGCAATCGCTTTTGTCGAATTTAGAGAAGAACCCGGAATTGAAAGCAATTTTGTTGGAAGAAACACCCTGGGTACGCAATGCCGATAACGAAACCGAGCGTAAAAAGCGTTTGGCGGCTTTATTTGATTTAAACCGCATGACTTACGAGTGGAAGGATAATTTCGAACAATTGGAGAAAATGCAGTTTAACAATGGTGCATTTCCGTGGTTTGCCGGCATGCGTGAAGACAGATACATTACGCAGCACATCGTGTTGGGCATGGGCCAGTTAAAAAAGCTTAAACTGGTTGACCTAGCAGCATATCTAAATTTCAACACGATGCTTAACAAAGCCATTACCTATTTAGATGCAAAGCTGGTAAGCGATTATAAGCAAGAAATAGCAGGCAAGCATTTCGGTTATTTACCCTTGCATTACCTGTATGCCAGAAGTTACACCGATACAAAAAATGCAAATGCAGATTTTACAAAGGCCAAAAATTTTTATGTGAAGAAACTTACCGCAAACTGGAAAACCTTTGGTACTTACCAGTTGGCACAAACAGCCCTCGTTTTGAGCAGGAACGGAAATAATGCCGAAGCACGAAAAATTATTGCGTTGCTTGCTCAAACTGCCCAACAAAGTGATGAAATGGGCATGTACTGGGCCATAAACAAAGTTGGCTGGTGGTGGTACCAAAGCCCAATAGAAACGCAGGCTCTATTAATTGAAGCCTTTGATGAGGTGGCGGGTGATGCAAAGGCCGTAGAAGAAATGAAGATTTGGTTGATTAAAAACAAACAAACCAACGATTGGCAAACCACCAAGGCAACGGCCGCCGCCTGTTATGCCCTGTTAATGAAGGGAACCGCAATTTTAAGCGAAAACAATGAACCTGAAATAACCATTGGCAACCAAACCCTTGCGCAGCTTTTACCGCCAAACGCCACCCAAGAAGCGGGTACAGGCTACCAGAAACTAACTATTGCCGGGGCAAACGTTAAGCCTGATATGGCAAACGTAACGGTTAAGAACAACAATAAAACCATTGCCTGGGGCGCTATGTACTGGCAGTATTTTGAACGTATGGATAAAATAACCCCTGCCAACACAGGCGTGAAGATTAAAAAGCAACTGTTTTTACAAAAATCTACTGCAATGGGCGATGTTTTAACGCCATTAACCGCCAGCAATACCTTAGCACCCGGCGACTTGTTGAAAGTACGTATAGAAATTTATTGCGATCGAAATATGGAATACATCCATTTAAAAGACATGCGCTCGTCGGGTTTTGAACCTGTAAACGTAATCTCGCGGTTTAAATATCAGGATGGACTCGGCTATTACGAAAGCACCAAAGATGCGGCCACCAATTTCTTTATCAATTATTTACCCAAAGGCACCTATGTTTTCGAATATCCGCTGCGGGTAACCCATTCGGGTAATTTCTCTAATGGCATTACCACTTTGCAAAGCATGTATGCGCCTGAGTTTACCACACATTCAGAAGGAGTAAGGGTAAGCGTGAAGTAA
- a CDS encoding CBS domain-containing protein: MKSVKQLLDTKEARIVSVAESISVLDALKVMTEKNISAVLVMENEKLLGIFTERDYARKIILQGKSSKDTLIREAMTPNPISVTLSDSIDHCMELMTEKHIRHLPIVEEREVRGMVSIGDVVKFIIADQKQTISQLESYISG, from the coding sequence ATGAAATCAGTAAAACAGCTTCTTGATACCAAAGAGGCCAGAATAGTTTCCGTAGCCGAAAGCATTTCAGTTTTAGACGCCTTAAAGGTAATGACTGAAAAAAACATCAGTGCTGTGCTGGTAATGGAAAACGAAAAGCTGCTAGGCATTTTTACTGAACGCGACTATGCGAGGAAAATCATCCTACAGGGCAAGTCATCGAAAGATACGTTGATACGTGAAGCCATGACGCCCAATCCCATTTCTGTTACGCTAAGCGACTCCATCGATCATTGCATGGAGCTCATGACCGAAAAACACATTCGCCACCTCCCAATTGTTGAAGAACGAGAGGTAAGGGGAATGGTTTCTATTGGCGATGTGGTAAAGTTTATTATAGCCGACCAAAAGCAAACCATTTCCCAACTAGAAAGCTACATCAGCGGTTAG
- the ytxJ gene encoding bacillithiol system redox-active protein YtxJ, with amino-acid sequence MTWVNLTSLDQLNEIKAANGYSLIFKHSTRCSISAMAKRNFEFSWDVIPEDTKLYFLDLIAYREISNEVSHLFQVTHQSPQILLIKDGDCVLEASHSDISAEEVAEVIAA; translated from the coding sequence ATGACTTGGGTTAATTTAACTTCTTTGGATCAACTTAATGAGATAAAAGCTGCAAATGGCTATAGTCTTATTTTTAAACATAGTACCCGGTGTTCTATCAGCGCAATGGCTAAAAGAAACTTCGAATTTAGCTGGGATGTGATCCCCGAAGATACTAAGCTTTACTTTTTAGACTTAATTGCTTACCGGGAGATCTCGAACGAAGTTTCGCATTTATTTCAGGTTACGCACCAATCGCCACAAATATTGCTGATTAAAGATGGCGACTGTGTTTTGGAAGCGTCGCACAGCGATATTTCGGCTGAAGAAGTTGCGGAAGTGATTGCTGCTTAA